In Oryzias melastigma strain HK-1 linkage group LG16, ASM292280v2, whole genome shotgun sequence, a single genomic region encodes these proteins:
- the LOC112143177 gene encoding B-cell receptor CD22 isoform X1: MQTRAAFFTFIFAAMCRGLQSASPVPSVPDRVQALVGSCVVIPCSFPAAAPHPRTQRVDVRLRYRGGGRFFPLQSTAFNSQDKDQVSRDFLGRTSLFGKMGEGDCSVRIDRIRQDDPQMIEVALKRRDDLLWGRPKSVQMDIIDEPEPPAISGRLSATEGQLVTLNCSLRYHCPSRPPTLQWKWERGPPLESTELWDAQTTYPDVDGPTLLASLSFTASHHVKPRLKCEVSYPGAKMVSTTTDLHVTFPPKEVRIQVQTLVVLEGGTALLMCSCKADPPVSEYRWSYSQHGRTVRLRHRTHTVRLFNVTRDMRVTCSAHNSIGRGESKPTALNIQYKPVIHRLSSNCSVEDSELVCCCLVDSNPKPAVTWSINGSVPPHGFNVSASSESSMLTASLMGRMERPLQVVCFALNALGNDSLVLLKGEEGSLQPDVLQKAAPLLWLVLPAAVVCLLVSLLSLLIYCHRRKAQKKILSRPRVFHPEDLGIYQERTPLYINCTEVTHVYTNGSYQLVYQNCTPVFVRNNQIRPMARRGGERRRGEGVGHSEVRVGVRETRQVQDTSADPETAIYVEIL, translated from the exons ATGCAGACACGCGCTGCTTTCTTTACCTTCATTTTTG CGGCCATGTGCAGAGGGCTTCAGTCTGCCTCGCCCGTGCCTTCAGTCCCAGACCGGGTCCAGGCTCTGGTGGGCTCCTGTGTGGTGATTCCCTGCTCTTTCCCAGCCGCCGCTCCGCATCCACGTACACAGAGGGTGGATGTGCGGCTGAGGTACCGAGGTGGAGGTCGcttttttcctctgcagagcACTGCGTTCAACAGCCAGGACAAAGACCAAGTCAGCAGAGATTTCCTGGGGCGAACTTCGCTCTTTGGGAAAATGGGAGAAGGAGACTGCTCAGTGAGGATCGACAGGATCCGGCAGGACGACCCCCAGATGATTGAGGTGGCCCTGAAGAGAAGGGATGACTTACTGTGGGGGAGGCCAAAGAGCGTCCAGATGGATATCATTG ATGAACCGGAGCCTCCTGCCATCAGCGGCAGGTTGTCGGCCACAGAGGGTCAGCTGGTCACCTTGAACTGCTCGCTCCGGTACCACTGCCCCTCCAGACCTCCCACTCTGCAGTGGAAGTGGGAGCGAGGACCCCCGCTGGAGAGCACTGAGCTGTGGGACGCTCAGACAACCTATCCAGATGTGGACGGACCGACGCTGCTGGCGTCTTTGTCCTTCACAGCTTCCCACCATGTGAAGCCGAGGCTGAAATGTGAGGTCAGCTATCCAGGAGCCAAAATGGTGTCCACCACCACGGACCTTCACGTGACGT TTCCACCTAAAGAGGTGAGGATTCAGGTTCAGACCTTAGTGGTGCTCGAGGGGGGCACCGCCCTGCTGATGTGCTCATGCAAAGCCGACCCCCCGGTGTCAGAGTACCGCTGGTCCTACAGTCAGCACGGCCGCACCGTGCGCCTCCGCCACCGGACGCACACGGTCCGCTTGTTCAACGTGACCAGAGACATGAGGGTCACTTGTTCCGCTCACAACTCCATCGGTCGGGGAGAGTCGAAGCCCACGGCGCTGAACATACAGT ACAAGCCGGTTATCCACCGATTGTCTTCCAACTGCTCTGTGGAGGATTCGGAGTTGGTCTGCTGCTGCTTAGTTGACTCCAACCCCAAACCGGCTGTCACCTGGAGCATCAACGGAAGCGTTCCACCTCACGGTTTCAACGTTTCTGCCTCATCAGAGTCCAGCATGTTAACAGCCTCTTTAATGGGCCGCATGGAGAGACCTCTGCAGGTGGTCTGCTTTGCTCTCAACGCGCTCGGAAACGACTCCCTGGTTTTGCTGAAGGGAGAAGAAGGTTCGCTCCAACCGGATGTTTTACAAA AGGCGGCCCCCCTGTTGTGGCTGGTTTTACCTGCTGCCGTCGTCTGCCTGCTGGTGTCCCTTCTGTCCCTTCTCATCTACTGCCACAGAAGAAAAGCTCAAAA AAAAATCCTGAGCAGACCCAGAGTCTTTCATCCAGAAGACCTGGGGATTTACCAGGAAAGGACGCCGCTCTACATAAACTGCACAGAAGTGACTCACGTTTACACTAATGGCAGCTATCAACTTGTGTACCAGAACTGTACGCCTGTTTTTGTCCGTAATAACCAG ATCCGTCCGATGGCCCGTagaggaggagagagaaggAGAGGTGAAGGTGTTGGACACTCGGAAGTCAGAGTGGGTGTCAGAGAAACAAGGCAGGTGCAGGACACCTCTGCTGATCCTGAGACAGCCATCTATGTGGAGATCCTCTAA
- the LOC112143177 gene encoding B-cell receptor CD22 isoform X2, translated as MQTRAAFFTFIFAAMCRGLQSASPVPSVPDRVQALVGSCVVIPCSFPAAAPHPRTQRVDVRLRYRGGGRFFPLQSTAFNSQDKDQVSRDFLGRTSLFGKMGEGDCSVRIDRIRQDDPQMIEVALKRRDDLLWGRPKSVQMDIIDEPEPPAISGRLSATEGQLVTLNCSLRYHCPSRPPTLQWKWERGPPLESTELWDAQTTYPDVDGPTLLASLSFTASHHVKPRLKCEVSYPGAKMVSTTTDLHVTFPPKEVRIQVQTLVVLEGGTALLMCSCKADPPVSEYRWSYSQHGRTVRLRHRTHTVRLFNVTRDMRVTCSAHNSIGRGESKPTALNIQYKPVIHRLSSNCSVEDSELVCCCLVDSNPKPAVTWSINGSVPPHGFNVSASSESSMLTASLMGRMERPLQVVCFALNALGNDSLVLLKGEEEAAPLLWLVLPAAVVCLLVSLLSLLIYCHRRKAQKKILSRPRVFHPEDLGIYQERTPLYINCTEVTHVYTNGSYQLVYQNCTPVFVRNNQIRPMARRGGERRRGEGVGHSEVRVGVRETRQVQDTSADPETAIYVEIL; from the exons ATGCAGACACGCGCTGCTTTCTTTACCTTCATTTTTG CGGCCATGTGCAGAGGGCTTCAGTCTGCCTCGCCCGTGCCTTCAGTCCCAGACCGGGTCCAGGCTCTGGTGGGCTCCTGTGTGGTGATTCCCTGCTCTTTCCCAGCCGCCGCTCCGCATCCACGTACACAGAGGGTGGATGTGCGGCTGAGGTACCGAGGTGGAGGTCGcttttttcctctgcagagcACTGCGTTCAACAGCCAGGACAAAGACCAAGTCAGCAGAGATTTCCTGGGGCGAACTTCGCTCTTTGGGAAAATGGGAGAAGGAGACTGCTCAGTGAGGATCGACAGGATCCGGCAGGACGACCCCCAGATGATTGAGGTGGCCCTGAAGAGAAGGGATGACTTACTGTGGGGGAGGCCAAAGAGCGTCCAGATGGATATCATTG ATGAACCGGAGCCTCCTGCCATCAGCGGCAGGTTGTCGGCCACAGAGGGTCAGCTGGTCACCTTGAACTGCTCGCTCCGGTACCACTGCCCCTCCAGACCTCCCACTCTGCAGTGGAAGTGGGAGCGAGGACCCCCGCTGGAGAGCACTGAGCTGTGGGACGCTCAGACAACCTATCCAGATGTGGACGGACCGACGCTGCTGGCGTCTTTGTCCTTCACAGCTTCCCACCATGTGAAGCCGAGGCTGAAATGTGAGGTCAGCTATCCAGGAGCCAAAATGGTGTCCACCACCACGGACCTTCACGTGACGT TTCCACCTAAAGAGGTGAGGATTCAGGTTCAGACCTTAGTGGTGCTCGAGGGGGGCACCGCCCTGCTGATGTGCTCATGCAAAGCCGACCCCCCGGTGTCAGAGTACCGCTGGTCCTACAGTCAGCACGGCCGCACCGTGCGCCTCCGCCACCGGACGCACACGGTCCGCTTGTTCAACGTGACCAGAGACATGAGGGTCACTTGTTCCGCTCACAACTCCATCGGTCGGGGAGAGTCGAAGCCCACGGCGCTGAACATACAGT ACAAGCCGGTTATCCACCGATTGTCTTCCAACTGCTCTGTGGAGGATTCGGAGTTGGTCTGCTGCTGCTTAGTTGACTCCAACCCCAAACCGGCTGTCACCTGGAGCATCAACGGAAGCGTTCCACCTCACGGTTTCAACGTTTCTGCCTCATCAGAGTCCAGCATGTTAACAGCCTCTTTAATGGGCCGCATGGAGAGACCTCTGCAGGTGGTCTGCTTTGCTCTCAACGCGCTCGGAAACGACTCCCTGGTTTTGCTGAAGGGAGAAGAAG AGGCGGCCCCCCTGTTGTGGCTGGTTTTACCTGCTGCCGTCGTCTGCCTGCTGGTGTCCCTTCTGTCCCTTCTCATCTACTGCCACAGAAGAAAAGCTCAAAA AAAAATCCTGAGCAGACCCAGAGTCTTTCATCCAGAAGACCTGGGGATTTACCAGGAAAGGACGCCGCTCTACATAAACTGCACAGAAGTGACTCACGTTTACACTAATGGCAGCTATCAACTTGTGTACCAGAACTGTACGCCTGTTTTTGTCCGTAATAACCAG ATCCGTCCGATGGCCCGTagaggaggagagagaaggAGAGGTGAAGGTGTTGGACACTCGGAAGTCAGAGTGGGTGTCAGAGAAACAAGGCAGGTGCAGGACACCTCTGCTGATCCTGAGACAGCCATCTATGTGGAGATCCTCTAA